The Deefgea tanakiae DNA segment TGGGTTGTATTGGTATGGCGGCAGCGATTTTTATCGCTTACGTACATGCTGGGCGTTTCAGTCTCCCCATTCAGGTCACAGCCCACTTAGCCATACCTATTTCTGCTGGGATTTTCAAGCTTGCTTATATCGTGCGGCTAGCAGCGAATCACGCCCTAGGCAATCTTACTGTTGGGTAATCAGTCTTTTTCCAGCCAAGAGCCAAAAAGGGCTCGTGGTTGAAGGTCAACAATCAAGCGAACTACATTTTCTAATCACATTTTGCAAATCACATCTGGAGCTATTTATGTTATCCGACGTTATCCGCCAGCAAGTCAAAGCCACCGCCCCAATTCTTAAAGAACATGGAGTTGTGCTAACCACCCATTTTTACCAGCGTATGTTTCTACACAATCCCGAGCTTAAAAATATTTTTAATCAAGGTCATCAGCATGGTGGCCAGCAACAACAAGCATTGGCTATGGCTGTTGCGGCCTATGCTGAACATATCGACGAACCATCAGTTTTACTGCCTGTATTGGAACGCGTCGCCAATAAACATGTGAGTTTGGGTATTCGTGCTGAACACTACCCAATCGTGGGCCAGCATTTACTTGCGTCCATTCGTGAAGTACTGGGCGAAGAAACCGCCTCGGACTCATTATTAAACGCCTGGGGAGCTGCCTATCAGCAGCTGGCTGATTTGCTAATCCGCCTAGAAGGAAATATGTACCACAGCGCTGCAACACAGGAAGGAGGCTGGAGTGGATTGCGCCCGTTTCGTGTCATGGACAAGCAAATTGAAAGTGCAGAAATCACTTCCTTTTATTTGCAGCCCACCGATGGCGGTAAATTACCGAAATTCCACCCAGGGCAGTATGTGACTGTGCAAACATATATTCCTAGCCTTGGGTTGACTCAACCACGACAGTACAGTCTTTCAGACGCACCAGGCAAAGAGACCTTTAGAATTTCTGTGAAGCGTGAAGATGCCATCAACATGCGACCAGCAGGAACCGTTTCTAATCTGCTTCATAACACAATCAACGTCGGCGATATTCTGCAACTAACCCCGCCTGCTGGTGACTTCGTCTTACATGAAGAACGTGACACCCCTGTCGTTCTAATTAGTGCTGGCGTAGGTCAAACTCCCATGATGGCGATGCTGCAGCATTTACTTACAAGCAAAAGTTTACGCAAAGTCGGTTATATTCATGCCGCACGCAACGGCAAAGTACACGCATTTAAACAGGAGCTGCGCAAGCTAGCCAATGCTCATGACAATCTGAAAACGGTGCTATTTTATGAGCAACCCGATACACAAGACATAATTGGGCTAGATTATGATTACACAGGTCGAATTGATGAAGATGCGATTTTGCTGCGCATCTATCAGGAGAATGCAGATTATTACTTGTGCGGTCCGGTTGGCTTCATGCAGCAACAACGCCAGCAACTGCAGGCCATTGGTGTAGATTCTAGTCGCATCCACATGGAGGTATTTGGCTCGAATGCGATGAGTAATTAAGGATTAATTTCGCCGCTAAGAAAGCACAATGATAATTTCGATTAGAAATGTTCTTGTTTGATATGCCTCCGGTGCGTCGGGTAAGGCCGATCAGTCGATGTCGTGGTGTGAAAAACGAAAGGCCGCAAACCATCAGGTTGCGGCCTTTCGTATTCTGGGGTCATGCTAGTGCTGCTCGGCCAAAGCGGACGTTTGGTATCTACAAAACTAGGGGCGATTCAATCTTAAGTTATTCATTTATAAGCTTACTACAAAAATAATAAACGATAGACCATCAGAAATCCTTCATTTAATATACAGCCAAGGCTAGTCGCTTCATCTTGCTGGCCTGCGTCTCTCGGACGGTTCCGGGTGCTTACGTTTATAGGATTAACTGCATGTCTACATCAGGCAAGCGCCGCTTTGCGCGCATTGATCGTCTCCCCCCTTATGTTTTTAATATTACTTCCGAATTGAAAATGGCCGCCCGTCGTCGTGGCGAGGACATTATTGACATGAGTATGGGTAATCCAGATGGTGCTACCCCGCCCCATATTGTCACCAAATTGATTGAAGCGGCGCAACGACCTGACACGCATGGTTATTCAGCATCCAAGGGGATTCCACGTCTACGCCGCGCAATTAGTCATTGGTATAAAGATCGTTATCAGGTCGATATCAATCCCGATTCCGAGGCCATTGTCACGATCGGATCGAAAGAAGGTTTGGCGCACTTGATGTTGGCTACGTTGGATCGTGGCGATACCGTTCTGGTTCCCGATCCAAGTTACCCGATTCATATCTACGGCGCCGTGATTGCTGGCGCGCAGATTCGCTCCATACCACTGGTACCAGGAGTTGATTTTTTTGCTGAGCTAGAAAGTGCGATTCGCGGCAGCTATCCAAAACCCAAAATGATAGTGCTCGGTTTCCCCTCTAATCCGACGGCACAATGTGTAGAGTTAGATTTTTTCGAACGTGTCATTGCCCTCGCTAAGAAGCACGATATTTTTGTCGTTCACGATCTGGCTTACGCCGACATTGTGTTTGACGGCTGGAAAGCACCGTCGATCATGCAAGTACCGGGTGCGAAAGACATTGCAGTCGAATTCTTTACGCTATCAAAAAGCTACAATATGGCCGGTTGGCGTGTCGGCTTTATGGTTGGCAACCCAGATTTGGTCGCCGCATTAGCACGAATTAAAAGCTATCACGACTATGGAACATTCACGCCGCTGCAAATTGCAGCCATTGCAGCTCTGGAAGGTGATCAGCAGTGCGTGAGTGATATTGCCATGCAATACCAGAATCGCCGAGATACTTTGGTTAAAGGACTGCACGAAGCTGGCTGGATGGTCGATAAACCCAAAGCATCAATGTATATCTGGGCTAAAATTCCCGAGCCTTATCGTGCATTGGGTTCGATAGAATTTGCCAAGCTCTTACTGAAAGAGGCCAAAGTTTCAGTGTCGCCAGGTGTTGGCTTTGGCGATTATGGCGATGAATATGTTCGCTTTGCGCTGATTGAAAATGAGCCACGAATTCGCCAAGCAGTTCGCGGCATTAAGTCGATGCTCAAAGCCGATAAAATATTCGACGTGGCTGCTAACTAAAATATTGAGACGCACTAGTAAATATGGACGCTAAAATTTAAGAAAATATTTTTTCTGGAACTGATACTGAGACGTACGCTAAGGCCGAGCAGTTGTGAAGCAAGACTAAAATGATGAAGGCCGCTACCTTATGGTTTTCGGCCTTTCGTTTTTCATGACTTGGCATCAACAAATCGGCCTTAGCGGACGGTCTACACAACTTTTAGTGGAGGCCTGATTCATTAAACCAAAACAATCATATGAACTTCCTCGGTACTGATGGGAGAAAATTCTACTTACAAATGACGATTAATTGGTGGTGTGATTAGCGGTGGCAGCCTAGTGGTAGGCCAGAATTCGTTGTTGATTGCTGGGGTCACTGCGGGTGCCGAATCGCTCCCCCGCAGCCACAGGCTGTTAAGGCTAATTCACAAAGTTAGATTGCGGATTTCATGTAATTAATTTTTAGTTAGAATTGGTGAAAATTCAGAATTTAATAAGCCATAAATCAAATCATTGTGCCATTGCATATTTAATTTAGAATTGTCCCTTATTTTGCCTTCTTGTATAAATCCGGCTTGCTCTAACAAGCTGGCTGAGGCGATATTTCCTTCCGTTACGGTTGCTTTTATTTTGTGAAATAAGCAATCATTAAAGGCAAATTTTAGTACAGCTTGTAAAGATTCTTTGCCATAGCCTTTTCCCTGCTCATCGGGGTGCAATAGAAAACCAACTTCAGCCTGCTGATATGGCTCCCATTCGGGTATAAATCCAGTCACTCCAATCGGCATATTGCGGCGTTTATCAATCATGATCAGGCATAGCCAGTGTGAGCTGTGTTTGGTCCATGCGGTTAGGCGACTATTAAATTTTTCATTGATGGTATCGGCAGATAAAGTATCACTTACATAGCGCATCACATCAGGGTGTTGATGGAGTTGGCTAAAAAATCCTCTGTCAGCTTCAGTAATAGATTTAAGGATTAATCTTGCTGTTTCTATATGGATACCCATTTTATGGCCTGTTATTTTTTAACTCATGGCTGAGTAATGAATAATTCATCAGCGATATATATTTATTTTCCTTTATTTCACATTCCCGGCTGATGCCCTCTAAAGTAAAATTAAAGGCTTGTAATAGCTGCTGCGATTTTAAATTTTCTATTTCTACTTCAGCACTGATACGGTGAAGTTTTAATTCATTAAAGGCATAGGTAAGCAACCCATGCAATGCCTCCTGCATAATACCTTTGCCCCAGTGCTGAGGTAGTAGCCAATAGCCTAATTCGGCATTTTTGTTCTCCTGACAGATATTATTTAACCCTTGTGCGCCCAACTTGCTACCTGCCGATTCAATTGCCAGCCAACACCCTGTGCCTTGTTCGGCAATGGATTGATACCAGCTCATTTGCGCCTCACAAGCACTTTGTGTTGAATATGAAATACCATAGTGTTTGATGACATCGGGGTGAGACAGCCCAGAATAAACAAAGGCTAAATCATCGGGTCTGAATGTTATTAAGCTAAGTGTATTTAGTTTTATATTCATTTTTATTCCAAAAAAGAGTGACGTCTTCGGTGCAGGCAGCCTGAATGGCATAGCGTATATGCAGCTCGGTGGTATCAAAGATCGGGATTTCCACATTCTGCTGCTGAATTAGCATGGCAATTTCCGTGCAGCCCAGTATGACGCCCTCCGCACCCAGCTTAATTAATTGCTGAATGATGGCAATATATTCTTGTCTGGATGATTCATTAATAATGCCCTGACACAGCTCCTGATAAATAATCTCATGCACTCTGTTGCGGCCAGCTTCATTTGGGGTAATTACTTCCAGCTGGTGCAGACTGCTTAATCTACCACGGTAAAAATCTTGCTCCATGGTGAATTTTGTACCTAATAGTGCAACTTTTTTAATGCCTGCTTTTTTAATGGCATCGGCAGTGGCATCCGCAATATGCAGAAATGGAATATCGATTTTCTCTTCAATTTCAGCAGTTAATTTATGCATGGTATTGGTGCATAAGATAATTAAATCTGCACCGGCTAATTGCAGGGAGTAAGCCGCATGAGCCATAATTTCGCCAGCTGTATCCCATTGCCCTGTGCTTTGCAGTGCTGCTATTTCTGCAAAATCCACACTCAGCAGAATTACTTTGGCAGAGTGCAGCCCGCCCAATTTTTCTTTAATAAGCTGATTTGCTCTTTGGTAATAAATCTGGCTGGATTCCCAGCTCATGCCACCTATCATACCAATTGTTTTCATATTGCACCTTTAAGCTAAT contains these protein-coding regions:
- the hmpA gene encoding NO-inducible flavohemoprotein translates to MLSDVIRQQVKATAPILKEHGVVLTTHFYQRMFLHNPELKNIFNQGHQHGGQQQQALAMAVAAYAEHIDEPSVLLPVLERVANKHVSLGIRAEHYPIVGQHLLASIREVLGEETASDSLLNAWGAAYQQLADLLIRLEGNMYHSAATQEGGWSGLRPFRVMDKQIESAEITSFYLQPTDGGKLPKFHPGQYVTVQTYIPSLGLTQPRQYSLSDAPGKETFRISVKREDAINMRPAGTVSNLLHNTINVGDILQLTPPAGDFVLHEERDTPVVLISAGVGQTPMMAMLQHLLTSKSLRKVGYIHAARNGKVHAFKQELRKLANAHDNLKTVLFYEQPDTQDIIGLDYDYTGRIDEDAILLRIYQENADYYLCGPVGFMQQQRQQLQAIGVDSSRIHMEVFGSNAMSN
- the alaC gene encoding alanine transaminase, coding for MSTSGKRRFARIDRLPPYVFNITSELKMAARRRGEDIIDMSMGNPDGATPPHIVTKLIEAAQRPDTHGYSASKGIPRLRRAISHWYKDRYQVDINPDSEAIVTIGSKEGLAHLMLATLDRGDTVLVPDPSYPIHIYGAVIAGAQIRSIPLVPGVDFFAELESAIRGSYPKPKMIVLGFPSNPTAQCVELDFFERVIALAKKHDIFVVHDLAYADIVFDGWKAPSIMQVPGAKDIAVEFFTLSKSYNMAGWRVGFMVGNPDLVAALARIKSYHDYGTFTPLQIAAIAALEGDQQCVSDIAMQYQNRRDTLVKGLHEAGWMVDKPKASMYIWAKIPEPYRALGSIEFAKLLLKEAKVSVSPGVGFGDYGDEYVRFALIENEPRIRQAVRGIKSMLKADKIFDVAAN
- a CDS encoding GNAT family N-acetyltransferase; its protein translation is MGIHIETARLILKSITEADRGFFSQLHQHPDVMRYVSDTLSADTINEKFNSRLTAWTKHSSHWLCLIMIDKRRNMPIGVTGFIPEWEPYQQAEVGFLLHPDEQGKGYGKESLQAVLKFAFNDCLFHKIKATVTEGNIASASLLEQAGFIQEGKIRDNSKLNMQWHNDLIYGLLNSEFSPILTKN
- a CDS encoding GNAT family N-acetyltransferase gives rise to the protein MNIKLNTLSLITFRPDDLAFVYSGLSHPDVIKHYGISYSTQSACEAQMSWYQSIAEQGTGCWLAIESAGSKLGAQGLNNICQENKNAELGYWLLPQHWGKGIMQEALHGLLTYAFNELKLHRISAEVEIENLKSQQLLQAFNFTLEGISRECEIKENKYISLMNYSLLSHELKNNRP
- a CDS encoding aspartate/glutamate racemase family protein, encoding MKTIGMIGGMSWESSQIYYQRANQLIKEKLGGLHSAKVILLSVDFAEIAALQSTGQWDTAGEIMAHAAYSLQLAGADLIILCTNTMHKLTAEIEEKIDIPFLHIADATADAIKKAGIKKVALLGTKFTMEQDFYRGRLSSLHQLEVITPNEAGRNRVHEIIYQELCQGIINESSRQEYIAIIQQLIKLGAEGVILGCTEIAMLIQQQNVEIPIFDTTELHIRYAIQAACTEDVTLFWNKNEYKTKYT